A window of the Gossypium hirsutum isolate 1008001.06 chromosome A03, Gossypium_hirsutum_v2.1, whole genome shotgun sequence genome harbors these coding sequences:
- the LOC107963810 gene encoding probable serine/threonine-protein kinase PBL16 → MGNCWCKWEPTIYKNPKSESPKEQERERREGSKLPSNPEEVEDLRGGDSAANPLIAFTFEELKIITANFRQDRVLGGGGFGNVYKGFIPEDLREDLQIQPLPLPVAVKVHDGDNSYQGHREWLTEVIFLGQLSHPNLVKLIGYCCQDDHRVLIYEYMPRGSVENNLFSRVLLPLPWSTRMKIALGAAKGLAFLHEADKPVIYRDFKTSNILLDLDYNAKLSDFGLAKDGPEGDKSHVSTRIMGTYGYAAPEYIMTGHLSPRSDVYSFGVVLLELLTGRKSLDKSRPAREQNLTDWALPLLKEKKLLNIVDPRLQGDFPTKAFHKAAMLAYHCLNRNPKARPLMRDIVDSLDPLQLSHPLPIEKTIVTVSTEAASYSFVAYMDESSEHIVCGKPYNGIQ, encoded by the exons ATGGGGAATTGTTGGTGTAAGTGGGAGCCTACCATATACAAAAATCCCAAATCAG AGTCTCCCAAGGAGCAAGAGAGAGAAAGGAGGGAAGGTAGTAAGTTGCCCTCAAACCCGGAAGAAGTAGAAGACCTACGTGGCGGTGATTCTGCAGCAAATCCATTAATAGCATTCACATTCGAAGAGTTGAAGATTATCACTGCAAATTTCAGGCAAGACCGTGTGTTGGGTGGAGGAGGTTTCGGAAACGTTTACAAAGGCTTCATCCCCGAGGACTTGAGGGAGGATCTTCAGATTCAGCCCCTTCCTCTTCCCGTTGCTGTAAAAGTTCATGACGGTGATAACAGTTATCAAGGTCACCGAGAATGGCTG ACGGAGGTCATATTTCTGGGGCAGCTGTCGCATCCGAATTTGGTGAAACTAATTGGATACTGCTGCCAAGATGACCATCGGGTACTTATATACGAGTATATGCCTCGTGGTAGTGTGGAAAACAATCTTTTTTCAA GAGTATTGCTTCCCCTTCCGTGGTCAACTAGAATGAAAATCGCATTGGGTGCTGCAAAAGGACTCGCCTTTCTCCATGAAGCAGACAAACCCGTCATCTACCGCGATTTTAAGACTTCTAATATTCTACTTGACCTG GATTACAACGCCAAGCTCTCTGATTTTGGCCTAGCGAAAGATGGACCCGAGGGAGACAAATCTCACGTCTCGACTCGCATAATGGGTACATATGGATATGCAGCACCTGAGTACATCATGACTG GACATTTGAGTCCTCGCAGCGATGTGTACAGCTTCGGTGTTGTCCTTCTGGAACTGCTTACAGGAAGGAAATCTCTGGACAAATCACGGCCAGCCCGCGAACAAAACCTTACAGATTGGGCTCTTCctctacttaaagagaagaagtTACTGAACATAGTAGATCCTAGATTACAAGGAGATTTCCCCACCAAAGCCTTTCACAAAGCTGCCATGCTAGCTTATCACTGCCTCAACCGGAACCCCAAAGCAAGGCCTCTCATGCGAGATATAGTTGATTCCTTGGACCCTCTTCAGCTTTCTCACCCACTTCCCATAGAAAAAACTATCGTCACCGTCTCTACTGAG GCAGCTTCTTATTCATTTGTTGCTTACATGGATGAATCTAGTGAGCATATTGTTTGTGGGAAGCCATATAATGGAATACAATAA